One window of the Perca flavescens isolate YP-PL-M2 chromosome 16, PFLA_1.0, whole genome shotgun sequence genome contains the following:
- the LOC114571057 gene encoding uncharacterized protein LOC114571057, translated as MGATGSTPPTTTTDSMGATGSTPPTTTTNSMGATGSTPPTTTTDSMGLQGQHHQQQQQTDSMGATGSTPPTTTTDSMGATGSTPPTHLSRNTNTSCKYDNITYKVQSGSPTVYQLRTKKEKIGTLTRMTLGEKDPNKINKTILLVGETGTGKSTLINTLVNYTMGVEWEDDVWFKIVEEEKRRQSESQTSDVIVYQIFGFEDKTLPYSLTIIDTPGYGDTRGIEQDEIISQRLLDWFQSEDGVHEINAVGLVVKGSVNQLSDRLSCIFNSVISPFGKNIEENIVALVTHSDGLTPENVLQALKDANIKCAKDEDDEPVHFMFNNHQKTQKTKKNKVALKAAWDLSMNQMGEFADFLTKQNPQTLMTTVEVMKSQIRLTACIDNMQERIKEIDLKQTEIQQTQEVLKKHEEEMKKNEKFTVEVDEPYKAKQRVVRERRWWALGLNYGGAVCCTVCEENCHYPCTLALYPVQCEVIKDGHCTVCTGKCPASVHVKEEQCIYCEGECSDESRHPKNPWIYVTKTRKVQKTLEDIKEKYEKNKAGGEIKLSLLETLEKNMEELQKEKDQLLEKSFQHVVHLEQIALNVNSLSTRVHLDFLIEKMKEKGDAEKERKLEEMKSQMDKKEGIKAALRYKFGKLREAMGVGKI; from the exons ATGGGGGCTACAGGGTCAacaccaccaacaacaacaacagatagCATGGGGGCTACAGGGTCAacaccaccaacaacaacaacaaatagtATGGGGGCTACAGGGTCAacaccaccaacaacaacaacagatagCATGGGGCTACAGGGTCAacaccaccaacaacaacaacaaacagatAGCATGGGGGCTACAGGGTCAacaccaccaacaacaacaacagatagCATGGGGGCTACAGGGTCAACACCACCAACCCATTTATCCAG GAATACCAACACCTCATGCAAATATGACAACATCACCTACAAAGTCCAATCAGGATCTCCTACTGTCTACCAGCTGAgaacaaagaaagagaagattGGAACTCTGACAAGAATGACTCTTGGTGAAAAAGATCCAAACAAGATAAACAAAACCATCTTACTTGTTGGTGAAACAGGAACAGGAAAATCTACTCTGATCAACACTCTGGTCAACTACACCATGGGAGTGGAGTGGGAGGATGATGTCTGGTTTAAGATtgtagaggaggagaagagaaggcAATCAGAAAGTCAGACATCAGATGTGATCGTGTACCAGATCTTTGGTTTTGAAGATAAAACTCTGCCCTACTCTCTGACCATCATCGATACTCCTGGATACGGAGACACCAGAGGGATCGAACAAGATGAAATCATCAGTCAAAGATTATTAGACTGGTTCCAGTCAGAGGATGGAGTTCATGAGATTAATGCAGTGGGTCTGGTGGTGAAAGGGAGTGTGAATCAACTGAGTGACCGACTGAGTTGTATCTTTAATTCAGTGATCTCTCCGTTTGGAAAAAACATAGAGGAGAATATAGTCGCCCTCGTCACACACTCAGATGGTCTGACACCTGAAAATGTTCTACAAGCTCTCAAGGATGCAAACATTAAATGTGCCAAAGATGAAGATGATGAGCCTGTTCATTTTATGTTCAACAACCaccagaaaacacagaaaacaaagaaaaataaggTTGCTCTAAAAGCTGCATGGGACTTATCAATGAACCAGATGGGTGAATTTGCTGATTTCCTGACTAAACAAAACCCTCAGACCCTGATGACAACTGTTGAAGTTATGAAATCCCAAATCAGACTGACAGCCTGCATCGACAACATGCAGGAGAGAATCAAGGAGATTGATCTAAAACAGACAGAAATCCAACAGACTCAGGAAGTTCTGAAGAAACATGAAGAAGAGATGAAGAAGAATGAGAAGTTCACTGTTGAAGTTGATGAGCCCTACAAAGCTAAACAAAGAGTTGTTAGAGAGAGGAGGTGGTGGGCACTTGGGTTAAACTATGGAGGAGCTGTCTGCTGTACTGTCTGTGAGGAGAACTGCCACTATCCATGCACACTGGCCTTGTATCCAGTACAATGTGAGGTTATAAAAGATGGCCACTGCACTGTATGTACCGGGAAGTGTCCTGCATCAGTTCATGTGAAGGAAGAACAATGCATTTACTGTGAGGGTGAGTGTTCAGATGAATCAAGGCATCCCAAAAACCCCTGGATCTATGTGACCAAGACAAGGAAAGTTCAGAAGACCCTGGAAGATATTAAGGAGAAGTATGAAAAGAACAAAGCAGGAGGTGAGATAAAGTTGAGCCTTTTGGAAACTCTTGAGAAAAACATGGAAGAActtcagaaagaaaaagatcaGTTGTTGGAAAAGTCCTTTCAGCATGTTGTCCACCTGGAGCAGATCGCCCTGAATGTAAATTCACTGTCCACTCGTGTCCACTTGGACTTCCTGATTGAGAAGATGAAGGAGAAAGGAGAtgcagagaaggagaggaaactGGAAGAGATGAAAAGTCAAATGGATAAAAAAGAAGGaatcaaggcagcgctgcgctACAAGTTTGGTAAACTAAGAGAAGCAATGGGTGTTGGTAAGATTTAA